The Lacticaseibacillus rhamnosus DNA window ATGGCAGCACTTTGGCGCACTTAGCAGGGAGCTCGCTTGCTATCTGTTCTTGGCCTGCTATAATAGCACTTACTGGAATTCGACCTTCAAATCGGATATCTCCAGAATCTGATGAAATGATGGTGATTGTTTTGGACAATTCCAACACCCGTGTTGTTGTTGGCATGTCCGGCGGCGTTGATTCAAGCGTCACGGCATTATTGCTGAAGCAACAAGGATATGATGTTGTCGGTGTCTTCATGAAAAACTGGGATGACACTGATGAAAATGGTGTTTGTACGGCCACCACGGACTATGAGGACGTTGCTAAGGTGGCTAGTGAGATAGGCATTCCTTATTATTCGATTAATTTCGAAAAGGAATACTGGGATCGCGTTTTTCAATATTTCCTTGACGAGTACAAGGCTGGGCGCACACCAAACCCGGACGTGATGTGCAACAAGGAAATCAAGTTCAAGGCATTTTTGGATTATGCCGAGCAGCTGAATGCGGATTACATTGCAATGGGGCACTATGCGCAGGTTAAAACCGATGAGCAGGGCGTTGTTCATATGTTGCGAGGCGCGGACGGTAATAAGGATCAAACGTACTTCTTAAGTCAGCTTTCCCAGGATCAGCTCAAGAAGTCGATGTTTCCAATCGGTCATTTGCAGAAGCCGGAAGTGCGCAAGATTGCCGAGGCAGCTGGATTGGCAACTGCCAAGAAGAAGGACTCAACCGGGATTTGCTTTATCGGTGAGCGTAACTTCAAGCAGTTCCTCAGCACCTATCTTCCGGCTCAACCCGGAAAGATGATGACAGTGGATGGCGTTGAGAAAGGCACCCACGACGGCTTGATGTATTATACAATCGGTCAACGTCAAGGCTTGGGCATCGGCGGTAACTCGCAAAACTCCGAGCCTTGGTTTGTGGTTGGCAAGGATTTAGACAAAAACATCTTGTATGTTGGTCAGGGTTTTGACAACCCGGCGTTGATGGCCACAAGTCTCAGTGCATCGAACCTTAATTGGACCACCGGCGAGGCTCCGGCTGATGGCACGCATATGACAGCTAAGTTTCGTTACCGGCAGCGTGATACCGGCGTGACGATTCACTATCATGATGACGGAACGGCGACTGTCGACTTTGATGTACCGGTTCGAGCCATTACGCCCGGTCAGGCAGTGGTCTTCTATGATGGCGAGGAGTGTTTAGGCGGCGGTACGATTGATGCAGCCTATGCTCATACTAATGAGTTGCAGTATGTTTAGTGCGCCAGCAAGTTGGCATGATGTGATGTAAGGAAGATCGGTCCCGGAGATAAACTTTATCTCCGGGGCCGTTTTACTTTGTCTGGCTGATTGGGGTGGGGTTGTTTTGGGTTTTATAACGCCGCTGTTGGTTGGTCGGGTTTATTCTCCGAAACGCGCTCACAGGGCCAGAAACCTGCACATAAGGACCTTGGACGCAATGGCCAAAGCCCGGCCATCACGTCCAAGGCCGCTTATGCTCCGGTTTCTAAGCGGCCCTGTTCGCGCTCTGTTTCCGAAACGCGCTCACAGGGCCAGAAACCTGCACATAAGGACCTTGGACGCAATGGCCAAAGCCCGGCCATCACGTCCAAGGCCACTTATGCTCCGGTTTCTAAGCGGCCCTGTTCGCGCTCTTGATATTTTGTCCGAAAATACTGATAATAAAAAGGTTAAGATGTGAAAAGGGGAGCGGCTTGTGACCAAGTTATATTTTGTGCGCCATGGCAAAACAGAATGGAATAATCAGGGGCGTTATCAAGGTGCAAATGGTGATTCGCCATTATTGCCGGAGAGCTTTGAACAAATCAAAGCATTGGCTGATTATTTGCGTGGCATTTCGTTTGCGCATGCTTATGTCAGTCCGCTCAAACGTGCCCGCGTCACGGCCCAGACGCTTATTAAAGACTTAAATGAACCGATTCCGTTGACGATTATGCCGGCTTTGCGGGAGTTCAATTTAGGGAAAATGGAAGGGATGACATTTACGGATGTCGCTAAGCATTTTCCTCAGGAATTACATGCATTTCGGCATGAACCGGCAGCGTATGATCCGCGTAAAATTCACGGTGAATCTTTTCCGCAGTTGATTAATCGGGCCATTCCGGCGATTGTGGCTACCGTCGCGATGGATCGGACCGGTACGGCTAATTTGTTATATGTCAGTCATGGTGCGGCCTTGGCAGCGGTTATTCAGAGTCTGCTTGGTACACCATTGGCAGAGATTCGCAAAGATGGTGGGCTGACAAATAGCAGTGTGACGATTCTACAAGCGGATGGTCCGAGTCTGCCATTTAAGTTGTTAAACTGGAATGAAACGAGTTTTCTTCCCGAGCCACCGAAGCCAACCGACACGATTTAATGGTCGTGACTGCGATCATATCGCACACTGAATGAAGAGGATGCTATGGATTCAAATATTTTAACCGCATTTAATCAAGGAAAACACGAAGAGGCGATTCAGGCAGCCGTTAAAGCGATTGATGCTGATCCGAAAAATCCTAAGCGTTATGCGGTTTTGACAACGATGCTGATTAGTTTGAAGGCCTTGGATCAAGCAGGTGAGTTACTAGCCAAAGCGCGGGCACTCTTCCCAGATGACTTGGAATTACAGTACACAGCTGGTCTTTTTGCCTATGCGCAGGCGGATTTTCCGGCAGCGGCTGCCTGGTTTACTAAGTGTCGCCAGGATGAGACGTTAAAAAACGATGCCACGTACATGTTGGCATTGAGCTATCAGCAAGCCGGTCAACCTAAAAAAGCACTGGCCTTTGCATTGACGGCACACGAATTGGCGCCGAAGCAAACAGATGCGGCGTTGCTGGCGGCAGATTTGTTATTAGGCGAGCAAGCTTTTGACGCGGCCGCGGAGATTTTGAAACCGCTGCTGGAAACCCGTCAGCCGCAAGTTCTATTTACTTACGGCATGGCGTTGAGTGCTGCGGGTAAAGATGGCAGTGCCTATTTAGATGCAGCCAAACGGCTTGATCCTAAAGGCTACGATCAAAAAGCCGGTACCGTTGCTGACATCAATCGCTTCTTACGGTTGCAGGAAGGGGGCCATGATGGACAGGCATGAAGATAGCGTCACTGGCCGGGTCAAAAGTATTTTCTTTCAGAATCCGACTAACTTTTTTAAAATCCTGCTGATTGATATCACGGCAACCACGATTACCTGGACGGAGCCGGATATTGTGGTGACCGGTACGTTCGGGGATATTAAAGAAGATGAGACGTACACGTTTACCGGGCATGTCGTGGACCATCCGAAATATGGCCAGCAGTTTCAAGCGGATAATTACCATGTGGATCGGCCTACGAATAAAACGGGACTGATCAATTATCTTAGTTCCGACAAGTTTCCGGGAATTGGCCCCAAAACAGCGGAGAAAATCATTGACAAGCTCGGGGTTGATGCGATTGATCGTATTTTGGATGACCCTGAGAGCTTAAAAGGATTGGGGATTTCGGCGGCCAAGCAGAAGATGCTGGTCACCAATCTCAAGACGAATCAGGGAATGGAACGGGTCATCATCGGTCTTAATGACTACGGCTTCACCAGTAACATGGCTGGCCGAATTTATCAGCAATATCAAAATGATGCGCTGGAAGTCATTAAGCAAAATCCGTATCAGTTAATCAATGATATTGACGGTATCGGGTTTACGCGGGCCGATCAGATTGCCGCCAAGTTAGCGATTGCCGCGGATTCGCAACTGCGGCTCGGTGGTGCGGTCATGGATACCTTGCAGCGCTTGACGGACGGTGAAGGCGACACTTTTGTCGATTTGAAAACGTTGGTCACCCAGACGCTTGATTTACTGGAGCGAGCGCGTCAGGTTGCAGTGAACCCCGAAGCAGTCGGCCAGGCAATCGTCACTTTAGCCAAGGACAATGCGCTGGTAGCGGAAGGTAAGCGCATTTTTCCTAAACGACTTTATGATTCCGAATGGCAGATTGCCCGGCAGTTAAAAGGACTGGCGGATGCCGGGCGCGCTGCCAAGCAACCTGCACTGGCCGAAATTAAACAAACATTGGCCGCCGTACAGGAAGAGACTGGCATTGCCTATGATGAGGTGCAAAAAAAGGCGATTATCACTGCCTTGCAGTCGCCGATTTTTCTTTTAACCGGCGGCCCCGGAACCGGAAAGACAACGGTGACGGACGGGATTGTCCGCACCTATGCGCAATTGCATGATTTATCCTTGGATCGCCATGAATACACGCCGGATGATCCTTTCCCGATTATGCTAGCAGCACCGACTGGCCGGGCTGCTAAACGGATCAGTGAGACGACACAGTTACCGGCAAGCACGATTCATCGACTATTGGGATTGGGCGTGGATACGCAGGAGTTTGCGCCTAATGATCTCCCGGACGGCCTTTTAATTATTGATGAAATGTCGATGGTTGATACGTATCTTTTTCGAACGTTGTTGACGGCGCTGCACCCGGGTATGCAAATTGTGTTGGTTGGCGATAAAGATCAGCTGCCAAGTGTCGGACCGGGACAGGTTTTTGCTGATTTGTTACGCAGCCAGGCTTTACCTCACGCAGCGTTAACCCACATTCACCGCCAGGACGCGGACAGTTCGATTATCCCGTTGGCGCATGCAGTCAATGCCGGGCGCTTGCCGGATGACTTCACCCGCCCGCAAGTGGATCGGAGCTTTTTGCCGTGTTCACCCAGCCAGGTTCCGGAAGTGGTCGGGCAGGTGGTTCAGCGTGCCGCGGTTAAACAGTTTTCGATTGCGGACATTCAGGTGCTTGCACCAATGTATCGCGGAACTGCGGGGATTGATCGGTTGAATCCATTGTTGCAGGATATTTTGAACCCGAAACGCAGCGCTCGGACAAAAACCGTTCATTTTGGCGAAACCGAGTATCGAATTGGCGATAAAATTCTGCAATTGGTCAACGATCCGAATCAAAATGTGTTTAATGGCGAAATTGGCCAGATTGTCGGGATCACACTTGCCAAAGAGGCGGCCAGTAAAACCGATGAGTTGACGATTGATTTTGACGGCAATGAAATAACGTATAAACGCAGCGACTTCAGCAAAATCACCTTGGCTTATGCGACTTCGATTCACAAAGCGCAAGGCAGCGAGTTTCCAATGGTGATTTTGCCATTAACCATGCAGAGTCGCCGGATGCTGCGCCGGAACCTACTTTATACGGCCATTACCCGAGCAAAATCGTTTTTGATTCTGGTGGGCGAGCTGGCTGCATTTGAGACCGCAGTTGGCGAAATTGCGGTAAATCGGCATACGGGTTTGGTCCAGCGGCTGCAACAAGCGTTTGGCATGACCGTTTCCCAGCCGGACGTAGAAAAGCCGACGCCTGCAACTGAAGTCAGCAAGAATAACGGACAAATTGACACTAACCCGTCTGACTTGGATAATGGAATTAGTACTGACGAATCGAACAATTATCAGCTAACCCCTGCATTGGTGGCTTCACAGCGGATTGATCCTATGATTGGGATGAATGGTGTGACGCCACAAATGTTTATGACGAAGGAGAAATAACCTTTATGGAGGACAACATACGCAAGTCACTGCAAATTAAATCAGTGACGCCTAAGGATCTTGAACAGTTCAACGACCTTTTGACTTATGTATTTCAGGTCACGCAAAAAGATCTGGAACAATCTGGGTATGAAGAAGGGGAACTTGAACGGGCCAAGCGTCCGGTTTTGGAAAAGTCGGACGTATTGGGATGGTTTCATCAAAATGAGCTGGTCAGTTCGCTGGCAATCTATCCGTGCACCGTCAATATTCACGGCACCTTATATCAGATGGCTGGTTTAACCGGAGTCGGCACTTATCCGGAGTACGCAGGGCATGGCTTAATGCACGATTTGGTGAAGTTAGGCTTAGAGCACATGCGGCAACATAAGCAATGGATTTCCTATCTGTATCCGTATAGTATTCCGTTTTATCGGAAAAAAGGCTGGGAAATCATGTCTGATCATCTGACGTTTGATGTGAAGGATACCCAGTTGCCGAAACAAGTCGAGGTTCCGGGTCACGTTGAACGGCTGGAGATAGATGATCCTGATGTGATTGAAACTTACAATCGCTTTGCCATGAAAAATCACGGTGCCATGATTCGCAATCAGCTAAACTGGGATGAATATTGGCGTTGGGAAAATGAAGAAGAGCGAACAGCCGGCGTGTATTATGATGCCAATGACGAACCTCAAGGCTATGTTTTATACTGGATTGCCGATGAAGTTTTTCACGTCAAAGAAATGATTTATACCAATCAAGAGGCACGCGTAGGCTTGTGGAATTTTATCAGTGCCCACTTTTCAATGGTGACCCACGTTAAGGGCAATATCTATAAAAACGAGCCGTTACATTTTCTTCTGGACGATGGCGATATTTATCAAACTATCAAGCCGTATTATATGGCGCGAATTGTGGACGTTAAAGCATTTCTGGCACAATATCCGTTTGCTGCCGAGACGACAGAACCGTTTCATTTCGTTGTAAGTGATCCCTTGGCGCCGTGGAATAATGGGACATTTGGCGTTTATTGGGATGAGCATCAGCAGGTAAAAATTACGAACCGACCTGTTGGCGAAGCGATTACGACGGACATTCAAACCTTAACCACGATGTTAATGAGTTACCGGCGCCCATCCTATTTAGCCCAAATCGAGCGTTTGTCTGCTAGCAAACATGCGATCAAGTTGTTGGAGAATGCGGTACCGATGGAAGAGCCTTATTTTTCGGACTATTTCTGATCGGCATTTCGAAAGACTGCATGCTGTTGTCAAAGCCTGCACGTGATGGGTTTTATGTGATAAAAGCGAAAAAGCCTCAGACTGATTTTTATCTGAAGGCTTTTTTTAATTGGAAACTATTTAAAAAGGTTAAATACTACGGTCAATCCAAAACTTTTGGGAGGCCACCGAAAAGTCGATTTCAAACGGGCGTGTTCCCATTTCTTCGCCATCCATTTGGCCAAATTCCAGTGAACTGGTTTCAACTGTCAACTTTTTGGCGTGAAAAAGATGCACCGCGCGACTTGTTGGAGCCTTGCCGCGCATGAGTTGAATCATCGCGAATGCCCAGGACACGATATTAAACCATTCGACAATGATCAAATCAAGATGCCCATCAGTCGGGTCAGCCGGCTTATAGATTTGAATACCACCGCCAAAATAGGGAATGTTTGTCGTTGTGCAAATGTAGGCGCGATGAAAAAAATGCCGGACGCCTTTTTCATAGACCGCAACCGGAAACGGGCGGCGGGTTAGCAAACTCCCAATAACGTGAAACAAGTAAGTTAATTTACCGAGATGAAATTTATTTAGCA harbors:
- the mnmA gene encoding tRNA 2-thiouridine(34) synthase MnmA — encoded protein: MMVIVLDNSNTRVVVGMSGGVDSSVTALLLKQQGYDVVGVFMKNWDDTDENGVCTATTDYEDVAKVASEIGIPYYSINFEKEYWDRVFQYFLDEYKAGRTPNPDVMCNKEIKFKAFLDYAEQLNADYIAMGHYAQVKTDEQGVVHMLRGADGNKDQTYFLSQLSQDQLKKSMFPIGHLQKPEVRKIAEAAGLATAKKKDSTGICFIGERNFKQFLSTYLPAQPGKMMTVDGVEKGTHDGLMYYTIGQRQGLGIGGNSQNSEPWFVVGKDLDKNILYVGQGFDNPALMATSLSASNLNWTTGEAPADGTHMTAKFRYRQRDTGVTIHYHDDGTATVDFDVPVRAITPGQAVVFYDGEECLGGGTIDAAYAHTNELQYV
- a CDS encoding histidine phosphatase family protein, which produces MTKLYFVRHGKTEWNNQGRYQGANGDSPLLPESFEQIKALADYLRGISFAHAYVSPLKRARVTAQTLIKDLNEPIPLTIMPALREFNLGKMEGMTFTDVAKHFPQELHAFRHEPAAYDPRKIHGESFPQLINRAIPAIVATVAMDRTGTANLLYVSHGAALAAVIQSLLGTPLAEIRKDGGLTNSSVTILQADGPSLPFKLLNWNETSFLPEPPKPTDTI
- a CDS encoding tetratricopeptide repeat protein encodes the protein MDSNILTAFNQGKHEEAIQAAVKAIDADPKNPKRYAVLTTMLISLKALDQAGELLAKARALFPDDLELQYTAGLFAYAQADFPAAAAWFTKCRQDETLKNDATYMLALSYQQAGQPKKALAFALTAHELAPKQTDAALLAADLLLGEQAFDAAAEILKPLLETRQPQVLFTYGMALSAAGKDGSAYLDAAKRLDPKGYDQKAGTVADINRFLRLQEGGHDGQA
- a CDS encoding SF1B family DNA helicase RecD2, which translates into the protein MDRHEDSVTGRVKSIFFQNPTNFFKILLIDITATTITWTEPDIVVTGTFGDIKEDETYTFTGHVVDHPKYGQQFQADNYHVDRPTNKTGLINYLSSDKFPGIGPKTAEKIIDKLGVDAIDRILDDPESLKGLGISAAKQKMLVTNLKTNQGMERVIIGLNDYGFTSNMAGRIYQQYQNDALEVIKQNPYQLINDIDGIGFTRADQIAAKLAIAADSQLRLGGAVMDTLQRLTDGEGDTFVDLKTLVTQTLDLLERARQVAVNPEAVGQAIVTLAKDNALVAEGKRIFPKRLYDSEWQIARQLKGLADAGRAAKQPALAEIKQTLAAVQEETGIAYDEVQKKAIITALQSPIFLLTGGPGTGKTTVTDGIVRTYAQLHDLSLDRHEYTPDDPFPIMLAAPTGRAAKRISETTQLPASTIHRLLGLGVDTQEFAPNDLPDGLLIIDEMSMVDTYLFRTLLTALHPGMQIVLVGDKDQLPSVGPGQVFADLLRSQALPHAALTHIHRQDADSSIIPLAHAVNAGRLPDDFTRPQVDRSFLPCSPSQVPEVVGQVVQRAAVKQFSIADIQVLAPMYRGTAGIDRLNPLLQDILNPKRSARTKTVHFGETEYRIGDKILQLVNDPNQNVFNGEIGQIVGITLAKEAASKTDELTIDFDGNEITYKRSDFSKITLAYATSIHKAQGSEFPMVILPLTMQSRRMLRRNLLYTAITRAKSFLILVGELAAFETAVGEIAVNRHTGLVQRLQQAFGMTVSQPDVEKPTPATEVSKNNGQIDTNPSDLDNGISTDESNNYQLTPALVASQRIDPMIGMNGVTPQMFMTKEK
- a CDS encoding GNAT family N-acetyltransferase, whose amino-acid sequence is MEDNIRKSLQIKSVTPKDLEQFNDLLTYVFQVTQKDLEQSGYEEGELERAKRPVLEKSDVLGWFHQNELVSSLAIYPCTVNIHGTLYQMAGLTGVGTYPEYAGHGLMHDLVKLGLEHMRQHKQWISYLYPYSIPFYRKKGWEIMSDHLTFDVKDTQLPKQVEVPGHVERLEIDDPDVIETYNRFAMKNHGAMIRNQLNWDEYWRWENEEERTAGVYYDANDEPQGYVLYWIADEVFHVKEMIYTNQEARVGLWNFISAHFSMVTHVKGNIYKNEPLHFLLDDGDIYQTIKPYYMARIVDVKAFLAQYPFAAETTEPFHFVVSDPLAPWNNGTFGVYWDEHQQVKITNRPVGEAITTDIQTLTTMLMSYRRPSYLAQIERLSASKHAIKLLENAVPMEEPYFSDYF